From a single Pyruvatibacter sp. genomic region:
- the ggt gene encoding gamma-glutamyltransferase — protein MRDFQLPGRSTVHSLNGMCASSHPQASLAAIDIMKRGGNAVDAAIAASAVLCVVEPMMTGIGGDCFALFAPRGSGDVVGINGSGRAPAAANRDYFTRQGMTEIGATSVHSITIPGAVDAWARLLSDHGTLGMDEVLAPAIDLAEQGFALSPRIAIDWMFLVPQLKADPDIAALYLKDGRAPAIGSKWTSPALGRTLRAIAEKGRAGFYEGEVAERMVATLQAKGGLQTMDDFSATHADYVTPIFTPYRGHQVLEIPPNGQGITALIMLNILARLGIENLDPLSDARVHLQIEAARRAYAARDMYVADMDHAHVPVEHLLSDRFADALAGEIDPNSTADLPPAQDNPHKDTTYLTVVDKDRNAVSFINSLFQGFGSCIADEATGVVFQNRGAGFVLQDGHPNCIAPGKRPMHTIIPAMLVKDGRAVMPFGVMGGHYQPMGHAQVVMNMLDFGMDIQEAIDFPRFLTENGALTHEKGLPDKTLEGLAARGHTLVQAVPPYGGGQGICINWEEGTLAGGSDPRKDGAALGY, from the coding sequence TTGCGCGATTTTCAGCTTCCGGGTCGATCCACTGTTCATAGCCTCAACGGCATGTGCGCGTCATCACACCCGCAAGCATCTCTGGCTGCCATCGACATCATGAAACGCGGCGGCAACGCGGTGGATGCAGCCATTGCGGCCAGCGCAGTGCTGTGTGTGGTTGAGCCAATGATGACCGGCATCGGTGGCGATTGTTTTGCGCTCTTTGCACCGCGCGGATCCGGTGACGTGGTGGGGATTAACGGCTCTGGTCGGGCGCCTGCCGCAGCAAACCGGGACTATTTTACTCGGCAGGGCATGACCGAGATCGGTGCAACATCTGTTCACTCAATTACGATACCCGGCGCCGTTGATGCCTGGGCGCGGCTTTTGTCTGACCACGGCACGCTGGGCATGGATGAAGTGCTGGCACCAGCCATCGACCTGGCCGAGCAAGGCTTTGCCTTGTCGCCGCGCATTGCCATCGACTGGATGTTTTTGGTGCCGCAGCTCAAAGCTGACCCGGATATCGCAGCGCTCTATCTCAAAGACGGCAGGGCGCCGGCGATTGGCAGCAAATGGACGAGCCCTGCACTTGGACGGACCTTGCGCGCGATTGCTGAAAAGGGACGGGCAGGTTTTTACGAAGGCGAGGTGGCGGAGCGTATGGTGGCCACGTTGCAGGCCAAAGGTGGGCTGCAAACAATGGACGACTTTTCCGCAACTCACGCTGATTATGTGACGCCCATCTTTACACCCTATCGCGGCCACCAGGTGCTTGAGATACCGCCAAACGGGCAAGGCATTACGGCGCTTATCATGCTCAACATTCTGGCGAGGCTGGGCATTGAAAACCTTGACCCCCTCAGTGATGCGCGCGTGCATCTGCAGATCGAAGCTGCCCGCCGTGCCTATGCCGCGCGCGATATGTATGTGGCCGACATGGATCATGCCCATGTGCCGGTGGAGCATTTGTTGTCGGACAGGTTCGCCGACGCGCTGGCAGGCGAAATAGATCCCAACAGCACCGCCGACCTGCCGCCTGCGCAGGACAACCCGCACAAAGACACAACCTACCTCACCGTTGTGGACAAAGATCGCAATGCTGTGTCGTTCATCAATTCACTGTTTCAGGGCTTTGGCTCATGCATCGCGGATGAAGCAACGGGCGTGGTTTTTCAAAACCGTGGGGCGGGCTTCGTGTTGCAGGACGGGCACCCCAACTGCATCGCACCGGGCAAGCGTCCGATGCACACGATCATTCCCGCAATGCTGGTGAAGGACGGACGCGCAGTCATGCCGTTTGGCGTGATGGGCGGGCATTACCAGCCGATGGGTCATGCGCAGGTTGTGATGAACATGCTCGATTTCGGTATGGATATTCAGGAGGCCATCGACTTTCCCCGCTTTTTGACCGAGAACGGCGCGCTGACCCACGAAAAAGGTTTGCCGGACAAGACACTGGAGGGCTTGGCTGCCCGTGGTCATACACTGGTGCAGGCCGTCCCACCTTATGGTGGCGGTCAGGGCATTTGCATCAACTGGGAAGAAGGTACGCTTGCCGGTGGCTCCGACCCACGCAAGGACGGTGCAGCGCTGGGCTATTGA
- a CDS encoding enoyl-CoA hydratase-related protein: protein MPGSIDSFETVQYTVASHVATVMLNRPQRRNALNRTAYDELEAAFRVAQADPDVRCVIITGADPAFCAGEDVKEMMTGDQKDASIARLTSVRPAPTPAAMAVLECDRPVIAAVNGPAVGWGMELALFADIRIGSDRAQMGEIFIKRGLISDIGGLCRLPALVGPSKAAELLFTGDVVDATEAERIGLLSRVVPHDTLMDEANALAARIAENAPLALRFMKEGLRRSAAQDYQALGGWVSGTLGRLFQTEDHAEGVASFLEKRPAVFKGR from the coding sequence ATGCCCGGCAGTATCGATTCCTTTGAAACGGTTCAGTACACGGTCGCCAGCCATGTGGCGACCGTGATGCTGAACCGTCCGCAGCGGCGTAATGCCCTCAATCGCACAGCTTACGATGAGCTGGAAGCAGCGTTCAGGGTGGCACAGGCAGACCCGGATGTGCGCTGCGTCATCATCACCGGGGCAGACCCAGCCTTTTGCGCGGGCGAAGATGTGAAAGAGATGATGACCGGCGATCAGAAGGACGCCAGCATTGCCCGCCTTACGTCCGTCCGGCCAGCGCCAACACCTGCCGCCATGGCTGTACTTGAATGTGACCGCCCGGTAATTGCTGCCGTCAATGGGCCGGCTGTTGGCTGGGGTATGGAACTGGCTTTGTTTGCGGATATTCGCATCGGATCTGATCGGGCGCAGATGGGTGAGATATTTATAAAACGAGGCCTCATTTCAGACATTGGGGGGCTTTGCCGGTTGCCGGCACTTGTCGGTCCGTCGAAGGCTGCAGAACTCTTGTTCACCGGCGATGTCGTCGATGCAACGGAAGCAGAACGCATCGGCCTTCTCAGTCGGGTCGTTCCGCACGACACCCTTATGGATGAAGCCAACGCTTTGGCCGCTCGCATTGCCGAGAATGCACCATTGGCCTTGCGCTTCATGAAAGAAGGTTTGCGACGGTCCGCAGCACAGGATTATCAGGCGCTGGGCGGCTGGGTGTCAGGTACGCTGGGAAGGCTGTTTCAGACTGAAGACCACGCGGAAGGCGTCGCGAGTTTTCTGGAGAAGCGACCGGCCGTTTTTAAAGGACGATAG